The following is a genomic window from Butyricimonas faecihominis.
GAATTATTATAGAATTTATTCAAGCTGTCTTGATAAGGAGCAACATTCGCCCCGTCACCCATATTCCAGAAGTAATCATACTGTAAGCGATTCAAGTAAGAATCCTTGTACCCCGCCACGTACTCGTACGTGTTCGTCTCCCCGTTATAGGCCGCTTGCTGGTAATCACGCAAAGCCTCCAGGCGGTGCAGGCGTTCCCGGTGTCCTCCAGTGATGTCAGGTAACGCCGGGTCAAAAATGAAAGTCCTCGATACATTCACGCTCACCTTGGCTCGCTGGTTCAAGCGTCCCTTTTTCGTCGTCACGAGAATCACCCCGTTGGCCGCCCGTGAACCGTAGATAGCGGCAGAGGCAGCGTCTTTCAACACTTGCACGCTTTCAATATCATTCGGGTCAATCTCTGCCAGCGTGTTCGTTCCCGTCACGGGAGAGGTGAACGATAACATGGGCACCCCGTCTATCACCCACAAGGGTTCCGATCCCCGTCGAGATGATTCTATCGACAAGCTGTTAAACCCTCGTATAATCACGGAAACTCCGCCGCCGCCGGGAGCCCCCGTCGTGTTCAGCACGTTCATACCTGCCACCCGTCCTTGTAACAAGTTAGCCAGCGAGGGAGAGGGAATATCCTCAAGGTCCTCCCCCTTTACCGTGGACATGGCCCCCACGACCTCTCGCTTGTTCTGCGTGCCGTAGGCAACCACGGTCACCTCATCCAGAGCCGCAACTTTTTCTTTCAACATCACGAGTAAAGGGGCCGTTTCCCCGTTGTATCTCACCCGTGCCGTTTCGTAACCGATAAACGAAAAAACAAGCACGCCTTCCCTCTCCGGCAACAAGAGAACGAACGTCCCGTCCTGTCCCGTCACGCTCCCCACCGTGGTACTATCCAATCGGATCGTTACCCCGGGCAAAGGTTCACCTTTCCGATCGACCACTTTTCCTTTTACCCGGTAACCTCCGTCCCGGAGTGCGTTTCCCCCTCCCGCACTTACCAGTAAAGGATAACCAGCAAGCAAGATCATGACGAAACGGATAATCACGATCACGGTTAATTTTCTCGATTGTAACTTTCGTTTAAAAGCTTTCCTGTCAGAAGTTTTTTTCATAACTTTGATCATTAGTTAATTTATATAATTGATTAATACAAGGGGGTGATATTCAAAGGTTCCTAGTCAGCGAATATCCCCCTGTTTTATTTTTTCTCCTGTCCCTTTCGTTGAAAAATTTCCTCTCTTGTTATTTCTTTCCCTATATCCTTTTGATAATAAATACTAGCAATTCGCTCCAATTCATCTAATTGCCCGGCACTATATAATAAATAATCAGCAATCATGCTTTTTGATTTCATAATTTGCTGTACGAAACGAATGTAGTTGTACAAGCGTGCGCTCATGTAGTGTTTCTTTTTCTTTGCCCCTTCTTTTTCAACGAAATAGAACCCGAACACTTCACAAACGTCTAAACAATGCGTGTTCAAATTACATTGATAAAGATGAAACAATAGGTCGTGTATACTTTTGTGTAGCTTGTACAACATGCGTAACCTGTTATACTCTTGTTGTTCTAGCTCTTCTGATAGATTGAGAAATAGAGTTCCAGTTAGGAAGAATCTTTTCAGATCTTCATCGGGAATAAATTCTTGGGGTTCTTTCATTTTGTTTGTTTCTAGTTTAATCATTAATCTGGTAAATCACTTTTATTTTCTCTATCATATATGATAGATAATTAATCGTTTTATATCCTTTCCTTTGTTTTTATCATTTATGATAGAATAAAATGGACGATAGAGACTTAATTTTAAAAATTGGTAAAAGAATAAAAGAAATAAGGCTTTCTAAACCTATGACATTGGATGAACTTGCAGCAGCTTCCAATATGGATAATGCTAATATTGCTAGACTTGAATCTGGTAATACTAATCCAACAATACGTACTCTCTATAAAATAAGCCGAGGACTTAAAGTCAAATTAAAAGAGTTAGTTGACGTTGAATAAATTCATTTTTTTGTTTCATATCTTCATTTAGGTCGTTATTGTATATCATAAAATAATTTCTCAATTAGCACAAATAAAAAAGCGAGGATTGTAAATTCTATCTAAAACAGAGGCATCGCCAAACGCCTAGAAACAGACAGACAACAACCCACGCTTAACCAGCGTGAATCTCATGTCTAATCTTGTTTCTTCAAATTGGCGATTTTCTGTTTTAAGATTAGAATAAACTCACAATATTTTCAAGATAGGCTCTCCTACCTATTTAGTATCATATCTGCAAATATATAAATACTTTTTTGTTTTTCAATACATTTTCTGATTTTAAGACTAATAAAAAAACAAACTTAGATTTATATAATTCTTTTCTTTATCTAGTACGTCACAGTAATCTGTGCTGACTTTTAAGATATAGCTTAACTTGCTCTTCCAAAAGTTTAAGAAATAACTCTCTCTGTTTCTTTTCAACTTCTTTCTCTTCATTCGTAGTAAAGTCACTTTCCTCTATTTCCTTTTCCTGTTTCGCTTTTGCGAAATCAAAACCTTCACGTATAGCTTCTTCTGTAATATATTGTTGCTTTCCTAATAATTCATTTATAGCAAAAACAGACAATCGAAATCCACCATCGGCATTCATTGCCATTTTAACCCTACATTCCCTTATTTTGTCATAATTTATCATTGTAAACTCTTCATTCTGACAATTAAAAGATTAGTTTCGGTAATTTATTCACAATCTCTACGGTTTCCATACTTAAGTAAATCACACTTAGCAAAAATCTAGTATATAGCGAGGATTATTATGCTTTACAGCCCAACAGTTAGGATCATTAGTAATGCTGCTATCCTTATGAGTAGTGATGGCATAACGTTCCATAATCCACTCGATAGCACTTTTACCATTTACTACATAATCATAAGCCTCTACTGGAATATTTTCGATAGTAAAATTACTATTATCCACAAAACAAATCGTAGCAATTTTACTATTAAAAAACCCGCCATTCTCGTGGCGGGTTTCCTCTAAAGTTGTAAAAGTTTCAGAGATGCCCTATAACAAGAGCTGTACGTTTAATGTTATTACTTAAATCAAGTAACGCATCTAATAATATCTTCTTTTCATTCTCGGTAAATTGTACTTCTTTATTTCTAATCTTCAACCCATTTATACGCTGACACAACCATGATCGACTCTTTCCAAAATAGTGTCGAGCAACATAAGACCACGAAATTGATTCATATATCCCTTCCAGATAAACACGTAACGTTTCATCGTATAATTTCTCCGCACGTTCACAAGATTCCTTCGCACCATTCACAAACGCTTGAGCGAGAATTTTACGATCTTCCGGGCTTTTGGAAGCTACAAATCGTTCCATCTTCTCACCAAATTCCCGCTCTTCTTCCTCGGAATGAAGAGTCAAGAATTCCGCTTTCATTTGTTCCAATTCCTCGTTTAATTCTTTGTAACTTGCCATATCTAAAATATTTAAAATTGTAAAGTTTCTTTGGGAAGCCCTCTTTCGAGAGCTTCCTGTCAACCTTTCAACCGAAGTAGTTCGATCAAACGATCTAAATGAAAGTCAATCATTCTCTCCAGTTCCTCTTCCGACATATCTTTTTTCAAAATATGCCAGTAAAGGACATAGAACCTAAGACTATTTTTCTCATGTTCTATCCGAGCCTTTAGCTCTTCATAGGAAAACATTTCAAAGAAACTTTTACACTACAAATATAGATAAACATTTGTTTATTACAAAATATTCGTTGAATCATTTTTTATGAATTCGTTATTTTCTCAACCATTGTCAATAGTGCCACACGCCTCGACAGCGTGAGATTATCAATCAACCCCAATTCTTTTAAGGTAGCAAGTAGATACGGCATATTATCCCGGATGTCCTTCCATGATACCCCGTTGCAGAGGTTAAAAAGCATAGCGGCCAACCCAGCAAGTATCACGGCATTGGCAGAAGCAAATATATAGCAAAGGTCTTAGTATGGCACACGTAGAAATACAACATCGAATTGCAAGCAATCCGGTTCTCCGGTACTTGAAATGCCACGGGCATTGCAGGTAAAGATTCCCCCAGCTCAACAAAATAATTATAGCGATCCGCCCATTCCGGCAGTAATAAAAAAAGTCTCTTTCAACGCATCAATTTTCTCTTTCATATTATAGTCTGTTTACGAACATATCATCCAGTGTTGCCCCTCCTCCTCGGGTATCCGAGATCATTTTTTTCAACGCCTTCACCTGCATATCGAAATAATCGACAACCGATACCCGCTCCATTTCGGCGGTCGTACCGAAACCAACAAGCGAAAGGGACATGATCGTTTCAGTCATACCAAGGTTAATTTTTTCATTTTGCTCCTCGGTACCGGAAAATAACACCCGGTAAATAGCGTGTTCGGTGAAGTATCGCACGATCCCGGTAAACCATATCATCACGGCATAACGAACCGGGTAAGATACTCTCTCGAATACTTTTTTGTTTTTCAATACATTTTCTGATTTTAAGACTAAATAAAAGCAACGTTTGCAACGTTTATTTTAGAGATAATTTTCACCTAAAAATAAAAGTTCATAGTTCATGCCGATATAGATATTAATTCACGTCCTATTGCACGTATTGTTTCTACAATTTCTTCCAAACGCTTTTTAGAGGGTTTCTTCGTGCCACTTACATATTGTGCAAATAAACTTTGAGACATACCCAAACGACGTGCTATAGCTGCAGCATTCAACTCCGGGTGAGCTATAAACAAATCATATAAAGGATTAGATTTTTTCTCAAGGAAAAATCCCTCAAAACTTAAATCCTCATCTAGTTCTTCCCAGCGAATACCAAAATCACCCACTTGAAAATTTTCACGTTGTTTTGGAGTTGCAAACTTCAATCTTTGATAGTCGGCAAACCTTTCACATGCTTCCCTACCGTCAGTGATACGTATCCATACCTCTGTATCGGTCAACCAGACTTTTTCTACGATGATATTTTCCATGACCCTAGCTTCATTTTCACAAATATAGCTATCATGCACAATTTTACCGCATACCATTCAATAAACTTTTCACCCCCATCTCTAGATCTAGCAAACCCTTTTTAGCCTCCAAGCCTCCCCCGTAACCGACCAATTTATGGTTACCCCCAATCACCCGATGACAAGGAACAAAAATCGAAATAGGATTCGCACCATTAGCTGCAGCCACGGCACGAACAGCTTTCGGGTTTCCCAACTTTTTAGCCAACTCACCATAAGACACCGTTTTTCCGTATGGTATATCCAGCAACTCCTGCCACACCGAATTCTGGAACTCCGTTCCCGTAAAGACGAGCGGAATATCAAACGTTTTCCTCTGGCGAGCAAAATATTCGTCAAGCTGGATGATTGTTTCCCGGATCACGTCAGAAACACCCTCTTCGTAATCGGCCCCTAGCGCTTTCTGAATCCGTTTATCAATAGATGCCCTGCGTTTTTCAAACATCCAGTCACACAAACAAAGTTTACCCTCGAAAGAGCCAAGAATCAGCTCTCCACAGGGAGATTCATAATGTTGAATTTGTATCATTTCTTCTACTTTTTATTTTCGTACTTTCCTTCAACCACGACCTTTTCTATACAATCAAGCCAAATGACAAGTTATAAAAGTAGAACATTATTCCGATATTCCCAAACTCTTTCCCATTAATGTAAAATCCGGTACCCACTAAACAACTCTGTTACAATCCATAATACATATTATTAGAAAAACGGCAAAAATATACCACAAAACTATTGGAAAAACGGCAAATAAAAACCATATTTGTATTAGAAAAGTGGAAATATTGACATCATTTTCTATCATAAAAAAGGAAACGCCATGCTCAAAAGGAAGATTGACAATTATATACAGAACTATTACAAAACTACCCGTAATGCCCTCCTTATCACCGGAGCTAGACAGATTGGCAAAACTTACTCCATCCGCAAATTCGGTAAGTCGTTCAAAAGCTTCGTAGAAATAAATTTTATTGATAATCCTGAGGCTATTGATGTTTTCAAAGGTGCAAAAAATAGTACCGATATATTATTTCGCTTGTCCGCAATGACAACCGTTCCCCTGATCAAAGGCGAAACTCTCATTTTTTTTGACGAAGTACAGAAATATCCGGAAATTGTAACGGCTATTAAATTCTTAGTCGATGAAGGCTCGTACCGCTATATATTAAGCGGTTCATTGCTAGGAGTAGAATTAAAGGATTTACGCTCGGAACCTGTTGGCTACATGGGTATCAAAGATATGTACCCGCTCGATTTCGAAGAGTTCATTTCATGCATAGGCATCAACGACAACGTGATCACGGCTTTACGCGATGCATGGAAAGACCGTACTCCTGTTGATGAATTTATCCATTCCAAAATAATGGAATTATTCCGCCTATACCTCATTGTAGGCGGGATGCCAGCTGCCGTGAGCAAATACATCGAGAGTAATAATTTACAAGAAGTTATGGCGATTCAGCAGGATATAATTCGTTTATACAGACGCGATATCACCCAGTATGATCCCGATGACAAACTCTACATAGAAGAGATTTTTAATCTTATTCCACCCGAGCTCAACGCAAAAAACAAGCGGTTTATTCTAAAAAAACTAAATGAAAATGCGAAGTTCGAACGTTATCAAAACAGTTTCCTGTGGTTAAAGAATGCAGGAGTTGCATTACCCGTTTACAATGTAGAAGAACCTAAAATGCCATTATTACTCGCTCGTTCACGAAATCTGTTCAAACTTTTCCAAAACGACGTGGGACTACTCGCCGCACAATATGCCGAAGGTATTCAACTACGCATAATAAAGGGCGATAAAGACATCAATTTCGGTTCTATATACGAAAACGCGGTAGCACAAGAATTGGTAGCACACGCCCTAGAGCCATACTATTATAATAACAAGAAACGCGGCGAGCTGGACTTTATCATTGAACTTGATGGCAAA
Proteins encoded in this region:
- a CDS encoding helix-turn-helix domain-containing protein — its product is MDDRDLILKIGKRIKEIRLSKPMTLDELAAASNMDNANIARLESGNTNPTIRTLYKISRGLKVKLKELVDVE
- a CDS encoding type ISP restriction/modification enzyme codes for the protein MDNSNFTIENIPVEAYDYVVNGKSAIEWIMERYAITTHKDSSITNDPNCWAVKHNNPRYILDFC
- a CDS encoding DUF5053 domain-containing protein, encoding MASYKELNEELEQMKAEFLTLHSEEEEREFGEKMERFVASKSPEDRKILAQAFVNGAKESCERAEKLYDETLRVYLEGIYESISWSYVARHYFGKSRSWLCQRINGLKIRNKEVQFTENEKKILLDALLDLSNNIKRTALVIGHL
- a CDS encoding diguanylate cyclase codes for the protein MFSYEELKARIEHEKNSLRFYVLYWHILKKDMSEEELERMIDFHLDRLIELLRLKG
- a CDS encoding SufE family protein — encoded protein: MFASANAVILAGLAAMLFNLCNGVSWKDIRDNMPYLLATLKELGLIDNLTLSRRVALLTMVEKITNS
- a CDS encoding SufE family protein, with translation MPEWADRYNYFVELGESLPAMPVAFQVPENRIACNSMLYFYVCHTKTFAIYLLLPMP
- a CDS encoding DUF2442 domain-containing protein: MENIIVEKVWLTDTEVWIRITDGREACERFADYQRLKFATPKQRENFQVGDFGIRWEELDEDLSFEGFFLEKKSNPLYDLFIAHPELNAAAIARRLGMSQSLFAQYVSGTKKPSKKRLEEIVETIRAIGRELISISA
- a CDS encoding methylated-DNA--[protein]-cysteine S-methyltransferase; the protein is MIQIQHYESPCGELILGSFEGKLCLCDWMFEKRRASIDKRIQKALGADYEEGVSDVIRETIIQLDEYFARQRKTFDIPLVFTGTEFQNSVWQELLDIPYGKTVSYGELAKKLGNPKAVRAVAAANGANPISIFVPCHRVIGGNHKLVGYGGGLEAKKGLLDLEMGVKSLLNGMR
- a CDS encoding ATP-binding protein, with the protein product MLKRKIDNYIQNYYKTTRNALLITGARQIGKTYSIRKFGKSFKSFVEINFIDNPEAIDVFKGAKNSTDILFRLSAMTTVPLIKGETLIFFDEVQKYPEIVTAIKFLVDEGSYRYILSGSLLGVELKDLRSEPVGYMGIKDMYPLDFEEFISCIGINDNVITALRDAWKDRTPVDEFIHSKIMELFRLYLIVGGMPAAVSKYIESNNLQEVMAIQQDIIRLYRRDITQYDPDDKLYIEEIFNLIPPELNAKNKRFILKKLNENAKFERYQNSFLWLKNAGVALPVYNVEEPKMPLLLARSRNLFKLFQNDVGLLAAQYAEGIQLRIIKGDKDINFGSIYENAVAQELVAHALEPYYYNNKKRGELDFIIELDGKVLPIEVKSGKDYDTHRALSNIMDCDEYELPEAVVFNNDNLRINGKIIYAPIYMVMFLEKNNVAPTHYKVDLTMLQ